The region GTTGATTTTCCTAAAGTCAGGATACGGTGATAGCCCAGACGCCAATGCATCGGAAACGGCATAATCCGGTCACGATGGGTATATTGCACCGTGCTTAAACGTGTAAAAGTCTGTTGGGAAATAAGGTCTTGTCCTTGCCATTGGCCTTGTTGTGCCAGCATGGCATAGACTTTTGCCAGACTCTGAGCAGTAAATACTCCGGTTGCTGCAGGAATAATGGCTTTAAGCCCTTCATCACTAAAGAAATTTAGATGCTTCATGCCTTTAGGAATCATAGCATCCTGAAAATCCTGCGGATTCTGACCACTCAGCTCTAAGGCGCGTTCCATCAGGTTGGGTTTTCTTGGTTGATGGGTTTGTTCTGCGCGTGGCCGAGCCTGTTCTTTTTTCCTATGAATCGGACGAGCAACGCGTGGCAGTTCATGCTCGGGCACACCAAAGTAAGCACCATCTAGCTGTAATGGTTGCACCAGATATTGATCCATCAACTCGGCAAGTGTTTTGCCAGTCGCTTTTTCTAGTAATCCACCGACTTGCCAGCCAAAAGTGAGTGGCTGATAGGCTGCATCTGTTCCTAAAGCAAAACGTGGTCTGGCTGCGGCAATACGTTGCAGTAGATGCGGCCAGTCCGCCATTTCCCGGGCATCCTCGATGATATTGCGAATATCATATAAACCACTTTGATGGCTTAGCATATGTGCCAGCGTGATCTGGTCTTTGTCTTGCTGGGCAAACTCTGGCCAGTATTCTGCTACTGGTGTGTCATAGCTGATCAGCCCATGACTGACCAGGATATGTGCCAAAGTTGCTAAAATACCCTTGCCAGTGGAATAGCACACTGACAGTGTATCCGGTTGCCACAACTCCTGTTCAGATTTCTTGCCGGTATAAATATCCAGGACTTTTTCACCCTGATGATATACCACCAGTGCAGCACCGCCCTGTCCTACACGCGCATCCTGAAAACGACTAAACTGCACGGCTAGATCCTGAAAGCGAGGATCAACATGACCTTGATAGTTATCGGTACTGGCGGAGAAATATTGTTTAATCGGTTTCATGCGTCCTTCCTTGATACATGTTTCAACTGAAATCTAATGTTTAGCACAGGCTGAAATAAAAAAGCCTAAATCAGGTTTAGGCTTTTTAGATCATTACAAGGCTTTGATACTACCTGAAACATGTGGTTTCTGGCTTTTCGCATTGCGGATCAGGAACTCAGTATCATTGCCAGATGTTGCAGTGACGAACTGAACCTTGGATGGCAAATACATTGGCAGTTTAAACGACACATCCGCTTCATAGGTATCTGGCAAGTTCAAACTCGCTAACGCTCTTGCCTTACTCCACATACCATGCGCAATCGCCTGTTTAAAACCAAAGGCTTTCGCTGTTAGCGCATGAATATGGATCAGGTTAAAATCACCTGAAGACATGGCATAGCGACGACCGGTATTTTCAGAAATATCCCATTCTGCATTAACTTCATAATTCGGTGTCTTGCTTTCTGCAGTTTTTGCAGATGCCTTTGCATCGGTTTTTTGACGTGATAAATAGGTGGTTAATGCCTCAACAACCACATCATTACCGACTTTCACCGTAGTAATGAAATCGAACTGTACGCCTTTGTCATGTGGCTGCAATTCACCAAACTTGCAAGATAAAGTCAGCTGTTCATTGACACCCACTTTACGGTATTGCTTAACCTGGTTCCGGATATGCACCAGACCTAAAATCGGAAATGGGAAAGCTTCTGAGGTCATCATGTGCATTTGCAGGCTTTGTGACAGTACCGCCAGATAGATCGCCGGAATATATCCATTGTTCTTAAAGCCACATACGGCGTTATAAGCTTTTAAATGCTTCTGATCAACCTTGAATGAATCCACCACGTATTCAACTTGCGGCAGAACTTTTTCACCCTTTGGCTTTTTCACAATCAGGCCCTGAATGATTTTTGGATAAGCAAGATACGGCTTTGGAAGTTGACTAAAATGGCGAGTATGCATACTGAACCTTTGGAATATTTTTATTT is a window of Acinetobacter sp. ASP199 DNA encoding:
- a CDS encoding MaoC/PaaZ C-terminal domain-containing protein, producing the protein MHTRHFSQLPKPYLAYPKIIQGLIVKKPKGEKVLPQVEYVVDSFKVDQKHLKAYNAVCGFKNNGYIPAIYLAVLSQSLQMHMMTSEAFPFPILGLVHIRNQVKQYRKVGVNEQLTLSCKFGELQPHDKGVQFDFITTVKVGNDVVVEALTTYLSRQKTDAKASAKTAESKTPNYEVNAEWDISENTGRRYAMSSGDFNLIHIHALTAKAFGFKQAIAHGMWSKARALASLNLPDTYEADVSFKLPMYLPSKVQFVTATSGNDTEFLIRNAKSQKPHVSGSIKAL
- a CDS encoding serine hydrolase domain-containing protein, with translation MKPIKQYFSASTDNYQGHVDPRFQDLAVQFSRFQDARVGQGGAALVVYHQGEKVLDIYTGKKSEQELWQPDTLSVCYSTGKGILATLAHILVSHGLISYDTPVAEYWPEFAQQDKDQITLAHMLSHQSGLYDIRNIIEDAREMADWPHLLQRIAAARPRFALGTDAAYQPLTFGWQVGGLLEKATGKTLAELMDQYLVQPLQLDGAYFGVPEHELPRVARPIHRKKEQARPRAEQTHQPRKPNLMERALELSGQNPQDFQDAMIPKGMKHLNFFSDEGLKAIIPAATGVFTAQSLAKVYAMLAQQGQWQGQDLISQQTFTRLSTVQYTHRDRIMPFPMHWRLGYHRILTLGKSTQGFGHVGFNGSGAWCDPERNLSFAYTHNFPTASITGDYRLWGLTQEALRCADKIQTGRKGWF